TGCTGGAGGCCGGCCCCGAGGAGATGAAACTGCTGGAGGAGAAGGCGGGGCTGAGCCTGGGCCAGGACGCCGAAGAAGAGGAGCAGGAGGAGCAGGAGGAGCAGGAGGAGCAGGAAGAAGAGCAGGAAGAAGAGCAGGATGAGGCGAGGCGTCGCCGTGAGGATGCGACCGGGGAGCGGGCCGGGGACAGGGAGACGGACAAGGGCAAACGCAAGAAGAAGGAAGAGAAGCGCGGCGTGGACACCGAGGGGCTACAGCTGATGGAGGCGGTGGTGCGCAACGACTCCATGATGGTCAACCGCACCGTGACCCAGCTACGCCTCCATAACCAGTTCGGCCTGCACCTGGTGGCGGTGGCCCGGGACGGCGGCCGCCTCAAGCAGCGTCTGCGCGAGATCCGCTTCCGCCCGGGGGACGTGTTGCTGCTGCAGGGCGGCGAGAGCGAGCTCGCCGAGAGCCTGGCGACCCTGGGCTGCCTGCCGCTGGCCCGGCGCGAGCTCAGGCTCGGCCAGCCGCGCCTGCTGCTGGTGTCGCTGGCCATCTTCGCCGCCGCCATCCTGGCCATCCTCACCGGGATGCTGCCGGCGGCGGTGGCGCTGGCCACCGCCGCGCTGGTCTCGCTGCTGGTGGAAGTGCTGCCTCTGCGCGAGGGCTACCAGGCCATCGACGGGCCGGTGATCGTGCTGCTCGGCGCCATGATTCCGGTGGGGCAGGCGCTGGAGACCAGCGGTGGCGCCGCCCTGATCGCCGAGGCGATGCTCGCCTGGGGCAGCGAGTGGCCGGTGGTGATCACCCTGACCGGCCTCTTCGTGATCACCATGATGCTCTCCGACGTGGTCAACAACGCCGCGGCGGCGGTGCTGATGGCGCCCATTGCCGCGAGCCTGGCCAATGGCTTCGGGGTCTCGCTGGACCCCTTCCTGATGGCGGTGGCGATCAGTGCCTCCTGTGCCTTCCTGACGCCCATTGGCCACCAGTCCAACACCCTGGTGATGGGCCCCGGCGGCTACCGCTTCGGCGACTACTGGCGCATGGGGCTGCCCCTGGAGGGGGTGATCACCCTGGTGGCGATCCCCATGATCCTGCTGGTGTGGCCGCTATAAAGCGGTGCCAGGGTACGAGAGGCGCCGGGGAAAGGACGTAGAGGGGGCCTATGTCAGGGATGGCATCGGTAGCGTACAGGGAGGTATTCACAGCGCCCCCTCGTAGGCCTTTCGCCGGAATAGCCTCGAGTCATGCTTTGGGGGACGCACAACCCCCGGCACCTGGCCGGGGCGTGGGGATGGTGGGGATGGCGAGGATGAGAGCCGTCAGGCGCCGTGGTGGCGCAGCACCTTGGACTTGTCGGTGACGAAGGCGTCGTACTCGAAGTCGTCCACGGTGAGCAGCTCCAGCACCTGGGCCTCCCGCTCGCGCATGAAGGCGGCGTCGTCTGCCGAGACCAGCCCGGCGGCGAGCGCGGCCTCCACCCGCTGCTCGGGGTGCAGGGCCGCCGCGGGCAGCTCCCCTTTCGCATAGGCCTTGTTGACGGTGCGGTAGAGGGCCTCGGCGCGCTCCTGGGAGGCCAGCAGGGTGTTGTAGCGAGCCAGGAAGTTGGGCTGGCTGCCGTCGTCGACGCTCCAGGTGTTGGCCAGCAGCTTGGCGCGCAGGGGGCTGTCCCGCGAGACCGCCTGGGCGATGGTCCGGGCCAAGTCGTCATGGGGACGCTTGAAGCGTCGGCCCCGCGGCATCACCACCCGGCGCAACACGCCGGCCAGGGCGCGGTTGGGCAGGTTGTCGAACAGCTCGTCCAGGGCCTGCTCGGCGCGCCCCAGCAGGAATTGGCAACTGTAGTGGAGGAGCGCCGCCTCGTCCTCGACCTTGTCGCCCTCGTGCCACTGCTTGATCACCATGGAGGCGAGATAGAGGTTCGCGAGCACATCGCCCAGCCGCGCCGAGAGCATCTCGCGCAGCTTGAGGGTGGCGCCGAGGCTCGCCATGGCGGCGTCGGCACACAGCCCGAAGCCGGCCGAGAGGCGGGCGATCTCCTGGGCGTAGCGCCCGGCCTCGGCGTCGAAGGGCACTGCCGGCTTGCCGATCCCCAGCCCCAGGGTGAAGGCCCGGGCGGCGTTGCCGAAGATCAGGCCGGCATGCCCGAAGAAGGCGCGGTCGAAGGCCTGGAGGTCGTCGGCGTCCTTGGCGGCCAGCTCCTCGAGTACGTAGGGATGGCAGCGGATGGCGCCCTGACCGAAGATCATCAGGTTACGGGTCATGATGTTGGCGCCCTCCACGGTGATCGCCACCGGGTTGGCGCTATAGCCGATCCCCAGATAGTTGCGCGGGCCCAGGGTCACCGCCTTGCCGCCATGGATATCCATGGCATCGCCGAGGATCACCCGCTGAAACTCGGTGAGCTGGCTCTTGAGGATCGCCGAGGGCACCGCCGGCTTCTCGCCGTGATCGATGGTGTTGGCGGTCTGGTAGACCGCGGCCTGGGCGATATAGCCCAGTGCCGTCATGCGGGCCAGCGGCTCCTGTACGCCCTCCATCTCGGCCACGGGCACATTGAACTGACGACGGATGCGGGCGAAGCCACCGCTCCAGCCGATGGCGTAACGCGCGGTGCCGGTGGCACCGGAAGGCAGGGTGATACAGCGACCCACCGAGAGGCACTCCACCAGCATGCGCCAGCCCTGGCCGATCATCGTCTCGCCGCCGATGATGGTGGAGAGCGGCACGAACACATCCTTGCCGCGGATCGGACCATTCAGGAAGGGGCTGCCGATGGGGTGATGCCGGCGGCCGATCTCCATGCCCTCGGTATCGCGAGGGATCAGTGCCAGGGTGATGCCGCGATCCTCTTCCTCGCCGAGCAGATGGTCCGGGTCGAAGAGGCGGAAGGCCAGGCCCACCACGGTGGCGATGGGTGCCAGGGTGATCCAGCGCTTCTCGAAGTTGAGGCGCAGGCCGATCACCTCCTCGCCATCGATCACCTGCTTGCAGACCACGCCGGTATCGGGCAGCGAGGTCGCATCACTGCCGGCGCGAGGGCCGGTCAGGCCGAAGCAGGGTATCTCGCGGCCGTCGGCCAGGCGGGGCAGGTAGTGGTTCTTCTGCTCGTCGGTGCCGTACTTCAGCAGCAGCTCACCCGGCCCAAGGGAGTTGGGCACGCCAACGGTGACCATCAGGGTCTCGTTGATCGACAGCTTCTGCAGCACCAGCGACTGGGCCTTGGCCGAGAAGCCGAGGCCGCCGTACTCCTTGGGAATGATCATCCCGAAGTAGCGCTCCTGCTTGAGGTGATCCCACAGCGCCTGGGGCAGGTCGGCCCGCTCCTTGGCGATATCCCAGGCATTGCACATGCCGGCGGCCACGGAGCACTGATTGTCGAGGAAGGCCTGCTCCTCCTCACTCAGCCCCTCGTCGGTGTAGTCGAGCAGGGCCTGCCAGTTCGGCTTGCCGGTGAAGAGCTCGCCGTCCCAGGCGACGCTACCGGCCTCCAGCGCCACACGCTCGGTCTCGGAGACCCTGGGCGAGACCTTCTTGAACATGGTGAACAGGCGAGGGGTCAGCCACTTGCCGCGCAGGGCCGGCAGCCCGGCGGCGGCCACGCCAGCGGCGCCAAGCAGCAGCAGGATGCCGAGCACGGGGGAGGCGGCCAGCAGGCTTATCAGGCCGATGACGGCGAGCACCGCCAGGGCGGGCAGGGCGCCAGCCTCCCGGCGCATCACCGCGAGCAGGCCGATGATGGCCGCGAGCAGCAAGATCAGGGTGAACATGGGACGTCTCCAGGGGGCGATGATAGAGATTCGAACATTTGTTTGAATTCTTTCAGACTAGCCCACATCGCTGCGACTGGCCAGTGCCGTCATGCCAAGTCCGACTGCCTCGCGCAGCCGCAGGCCGTCGATCACTGCCGCCAGGGTGTGCGAGGCCAGGCCGCCTCCATCGATGACCGCCCCCGCGGTGGCTTCGTCGAGGAGTGCACCAACGTCGGGCTTGCCAAGCGGCGTGCCCGTGTGCATAATGCGTCTCCATTGCTCGGCCAGGGTCGGGCAATCTTGTGAAAAGGCTACGTAGCTCAGCTGGTTAGAGCACATCACTCATAATGATGGGGTCCCCTGTTCGAATCAGGGCGTAGCCACCAGGATTTATTCAGCGCCCGCCCGGCATCGCCAGGCGGGCGCTGTGCGTATAGGCGGCAGCAGACACGGATCATCGCGGATGTCCTTGACCTTGTCGGGCGGATCCGTATACTACGCCCCGTGTTCGACGCCGTTCCCGGATAGCTCAGTTGGTAGAGCAAGTGACTGTTAATCACTGGGTCGCAGGTTCGAGTCCTGCTCCGGGAGCCAACACGGCGCCAGTAACACAACGATACGGCGTGATTCCTCGATAGCTCAGTTGGTAGAGCAAGTGACTGTTAATCACTGGGTCGCAGGTTCGAGTCCTGCTCGAGGAGCCAACCGCCCGTCATCGTCACCTCAGGTCATTCCCGGATAGCTCAGTTGGTAGAGCAAGTGACTGTTAATCACTGGGTCGCAGGTTCGAGTCCTGCTCCGGGAGCCATCTCTTCCTTGTACTGATCCCTCTTTCGTCTCGCGCTGATCGCGTAGCCTGAATCCCCGCTCCGGCCCTGGTCCCGGAATTTTCGTGTGCCTGCCGTTGTCGGTAGCGACACCCTGTCGCTGACGCAGCGTCCACGAAAAAGGCCGCCGCCCGGAAGGGGCGACGGCCTGCTGTGGTGCGGGAAGAGGCGACGTCAGTCGCGGTGGGCGAAGCGAAAGTTGTTCTCCAGCTGGGCGTAGTCGAGCAGGATATGGGCGGCTTCCTGGGTCTGTACCTGCTCTACCGGCTCCTCCTCTTCGGCGCTGCCCTCGTCCTCCTCGCCTCGGGTATCGGTCCACTCCTCCAGGTGCTCCAGACCGAGTGCCTCGCGGCGCTGGTTCTCCAGGGCAAGCTGTTCGGCCTCCTGGGCCTTGAACTCTTCCTGACGGAGCTCGCGGTTGAGGCTGACGCTGGTCGTTTCCTCGCGCATCCGGCGATTCAGCTCGGCCTGCTGCTCGAGATAGCGGAAGTTGGGATGGACCTCGGTGCGCTGGCGATGGCGGTCGCGCAGCGACTCCAGGAAACGCCACGGCTCGCCGTACTTGCGGTACTGCACCGAGCGCACCGTGTCCCAGTCCAGGGCGTTGTCGAGGCTGCTCTCGCCGATCAGTTCAGGGTCAATCAGGCTCGGGAAGATGATGTCCGGCTCCACGCCGCGGTTCTGGGTGCTCTCGCCCGAGATGCGGTAGAACTTGGCGCGGGTCAGCTTGATCTCGCCGTGGGAGAGCTCGTTGAGGGTCTGCACCGTGCCCTTGCCGAAGGTGGGGGTTCCCACCACCAGGCCGCGGCCGTAGTCCTGGATGGCGCCGGCGAAGATCTCCGAGGCGGAGGCCGACAGGCGGTTGACCAGCACCACCAGCGGGCCGTCGTAGGCGGCGCCGGTCTCGGTATCACCGTAGAGGCTGATGCGCCCGCGTGCGTCGCGTACCTGGACGGTGGGGCCGCGATCGATGAACAGCCCGATCAGCGAGTTGGCCTCCTGCAGGGCGCCGCCGCCGTTGTTGCGCAGATCGAGCACGATGCCCTCGATCCCCTGCGCCTGGAGTGATGCAATCTCCTTGGCCACGTCGCGAGTGGTGCTGCGATACTCCTCTTCGCCGGCCTGCCAGGCGTCGAAGTCGACATAGAAGGTGGGCACGGTGATTAGGCCGACACGGTGGCTGCCGTCGTCGCGCTCGAGTTCGATCACCTCGCTCTGTGCCGCCTGGTCCTCGAGCTTCACGGTGTCGCGGGTGATCTGCACTTCCTTGGAGCGAGTCATGTCCACCGCCTGGGCGGGGACGATGTCGAGGCGTACCACCGAGCCCTTGGGTCCGCGGATCAGTTCCACCACCTCATCCAGGCGCATGCCCACCACGTTCACCATCTCGCCATCCTCCTGGCCGACGCCGACGATGCGGTCGGCGGGCTCCAGCACCCCGGCGCGTTCGGCGGGGCCGCCCGGCACTAGGCTTGCCACCTTGACGTACTCGCCGTCGGCCTGCAGCAGGGCGCCGATGCCCTCCAGCGAGAGGCGCATCTGGATGTCGAAGGACTCGCCCTGGCGGGGTGAGAGGTACTCGCTGTGGGGGTCGATGGTGCTGGTGACCGCGGCCATCAGCAGGCCGAAGACATCTTCCGGCTTGGTCTGGCGCAGGCGGCTGAGCTGGCCCTCGTAGCGCTGCCGAAGGTTGCCCTCGACCTGCTCGTCGTCCTGGTCGCTGATCACCAGGGTAAGGGCGGCATTCTTGAGGCGGCGAGTCCACAATTCGTCGAGGGCCAGGGGGGTCTCGGCCCAGGGGGCATCCTCGCGGTCCACCTCCAGACGCTGCTGTCCGTCGTAGGTGAAGTCGAGACCGTCGTCGAGGCGCGCCAGCAGCCACTCGAAGCGTGCCTCGGCGCGCTTGTGGTAGCGCTGATAGAGAGCGAAGAAGGGGGCCAGCTCGCCATCGAGCAGGGCGTCATCGATCTGCTCTTCCAGCGGGAGGAACTCCGCCACGTCCTGTGCGGTGAGGAAGGCGCGCTGGCCGTCGAGCACGTCGAGATAGCGCTCGAAGGCCTGGCGTGACCAGCTGTCATCCAGGCTGACGTCGGCGTAGTGGCCGTAGCGCAGCGATTCGGCCACTTCGGTGGCGACCTGGCGCTGGGCGTCGGTGGGTTCTAGCTGTGCCAGGGCGACGCCGGCGCTCAGCAGCAGGCCTGCCAGTACGGCCATGGATCGTCCCATATGGGCAAGCGGGCTCATCGATGAAGCACTCCCGGTTTGATGTACACTCATTTCCCTTGACCCTGATCCGGCCCGCGAGTTGCGCTGGCCGGAGATCCATTGTAGCAGCTTACCTGCTGCGCCCATCACCTCCAGCCCCGAGGAATCCATGCTGTCCCAGGACGATCTGCTCCAGCGGCTTCTCGACTTCCTGCATCGCTCGCCCACTCCCTGGCATGCCACCGCGAACATGGCCGCCCGCCTCGAATCGGCCGGTTTCCGGCGTCTCGATGAGCGCGAGGCCTGGGCGTTCACGCCCGGCGAGCGGGTCTATGTGACGCGTAACGACTCGTCGATCATCGCCCTGCAGCTGCCAGCAGGCAGGCTCGAGGCGCTGCGCATGATCGGTGCTCACACCGATAGCCCCGGACTGCGGCTCAAGCCCAATGCCGCCCAGACCGCGGCGGGCTGGCTGCAGCTCGGCGTCGAGGTCTATGGTGGGGCGCTGCTTGCGCCCTGGTTCGACCGCGACCTGGGGCTCGCCGGCCGGGTCCATGTGCGTCGCTCCGACGGGCGTCTCGAGGGACGGTTGCTGCATGTCGATCGCCCCGTGGCGATCATTCCCAGCCTGGCCATCCACCTCGATCGCGAGGCCAACAACGGTCGTGCGCTCAATGCCCAGACCGAGATGGCGCCGGTGCTGCTGCAGGGCGGGGAGGGCGCCGACCTCAAGCGGCTACTCGAGGAGTGGATCGTCGAGCAGCATGCTCTCGAGGCGTTCGAAGTGCTCGACTTCGAACTGGGCTTCCATGACATGCAGCCGCCGGCACGGGTGGGGGTCAACGGCGAGCTGGTCGCCAGCGCCCGGCTCGACAACCTGCTCTCCTGCTTTATCGGCCTGGAGGCGCTGCTGGCCAGCGATGGCAGGCAGGGGGCGTTGCTGGTGGCCAATGACCATGAGGAGGTGGGTAGCGCCAGCGCCTGTGGCGCCCAGGGGCCCTTTCTGGGCGATGTGCTGCGCCGGGTCAACGAGCGACTCGGTGACGGCGGCGAGGAGGGGTTCATCCGCCTGATCCAGGCCTCCAGGATGATCTCCTGCGACAACGCCCATGCCCTGCACCCCAATTTCCAGAACAAGCACGATGCCGCGCATGGCCCGGCGCTCAATGGCGGTCCGGTGATCAAGGTCAATGCCAGCCAGCGCTATGCCACCAATAGCGCCACCGCGGCGCTGTTCCGCGACCTCTGTCGCGAGGCCGAGGTGCCGGTACAGAGCTTCGTGACGCGCGCCGACATGGGGTGCGGCAGTACCATCGGGCCGATCACCGCCACCGAGCTCGGTGTGCCGACCCTGGACGTGGGGGTTCCCCAGTGGGCCATGCACTCGATCCGTGAGACCGCGGGTGCCCAGGATGTGGCCTACCTGGCACGGGTGCTTGCCGCCTTCTGCAATCGCGCCGAACTGGCCTGACGCTAAACACCAAGAAGCCCGCCTGACGATATCAGGCGGGCTTCTTGGTGTTTGGCTGGTGGCTACGCCCTGATTCGAACAGGGGACCCCATCATTATGAGTGATGTGCTCTAACCAGCTGAGCTACGTAGCCAGCGGCGAGTAATCTATCCATCGCCGGACGGACTGTCAAGCGTTTGATGTGGATCCTGATCCCGCATTATCCCGCACGGCCTCTTCGGGGTGTCGCATCTACCGGCGAGAGGCTGGCGATTAAAGCGGATTGGCCGCGGGCCAGATCGTCCGGTCCGCGGCCAGCTCTGTCGGATTACTCCGACTTGACATCGATACGCTTCACCCTTGACTTGGCCTCTTCGGTCTTGGGTAGCGTGACGGTCAACACGCCGCGCTTGAACTCCGCCTCGGCCTTTTCGGGGTCCACGCCCGGTGGCACCGGGATCATCCGATGGAAGCTGCGCCGCGATTGCGAGGTGAAGTCGCCTTCGTTGCTCTTCTCCTCGCGCTCGCCACGAATCGTCAGCATGTCATCGGTGACGTTCACCTCGATGTCCTTGTCATCGAGTCCCGGCAGGTCAACCGAGACCAGCATCGCCTCATCGGTCTCCGAGATGTTGGTGCGCGGCCCGGCGGCGAGATTGTCCCCGAAGGGGCTGTCGAAGCGTGCCCAGAAATCCTCGAACACACGGTTCAGGTCACGCTGCAGCGAGACCATCGGGTTCTCGTCCGCCTCGCGGCGGGCCGGCGCCCGGTTACGCTCCCGGCTCCAGGGAATAAGATCACTGAATGCCATCTTGATCCTCCTTTCGTGTTTGCCACGTGGTTGCCAAGGTGGGTCGAGGCCGCTTCAGGTAGCCTTGACTTCGATCCGCTTCGGCTTGGCGGCCTCGCTCTTCGTTAGCCTGAGCGTGAGCACACCGTCGCGGTGGCTGGCCTCGATGCCGTTCGCATCGATTGTTTCGGGCAGGCTGAAGGCCCGCTCGAAGGTGCCTGGCGCATATTCGGCATAGATGCGCCGGTAACCTTCAGGCGCAGGCGCGTCGATGACTCCCCGCACCGTCAGTGCGCGGTTCTCGACCGAGACATCGACGCTGTCGGGCGTCACCCCCGGCATGTCGATGGCCAGCGTCACAACGCCATCCTTCTCGACGATATCAGTGGCCGGTCGGAACACGGGGCCGCTGATGCTCTCTTCGTTACGCTCGCTGGTCGTTGCGACGTCACCGCCTGTCTTCTTGAGCTCCTGTACCATGTCACGCCTCCTTATTTTCCCGTTCGTCAACTGGCCTTGACCGAGATCTTGCGCGGCTGTTCCGCATCGGGGCGGCCCATCTCGATCTCCAGAACGCCGTTCTTCGCCCGCGCCTCGACCTTGTCGGGATCCACCCTCAGGGGCAGGCGGATCGAGCGTGAGAATTCGCCCGTTGGGCGCTCGCGGCGGTGCCAGGACGCACTCTCGTCTTCGGTGGGGGAGCTGCGCTTGCCGGCGATGATCAGGGTGTTTTCACGCACGGTCAGATCGATGTCGTCGGTGCCGACACCCGGTATCTCGGCGGTGACCACGACACTGTTATCGCTTAGCCACATATTCACCGGCGGCCAGGCGCCATCGCCGACGGTGCGCGCGCCGCCGGCGAACAGGCGGTTCATCTGCGATTGAAGTTGCCTCAGCTCGGCAAAAGGATCCCATTGTGCCGATGGTAATCCGAAATTCAGCATTGTCTTCTCCTCTTCTCACGGTTTTCAGACACTGCACGTTCTCACCAGGGGTGCGAACGAGTCTTATTGGTGGAAGTGTCGCAAACGTCGCAAAAGAAGAAGCAGAACCGTCGTCGGTCCGGCAGGAAGAGGCATGTCGGCCCCATGTTGCGGCATTCCACGCAATCTATAGATGGGAGCGCGGTGGGTAATTATCAAGGGTCGGGTAGGCTGGGCGATTGGCCGCGGACAACGCAACCACGGTTGTTGGGTATCTAGTCAATGCTTGACACTCTGCCAGGTGGTAGTTACTATGCGCGCCACTTCGATGAGACGAGACATTGCGTCCCATTCGTCTAGTGGTCCAGGACACCGCCCTTTCACGGCGGGAACAGGGGTTCGAACCCCCTATGGGACGCCACTCGACTCATCAGGTAACCGGAGTGCGGGAATAGCTCAGTGGTAGAGCATCGCCTTGCCAAGGCGAGGGTCGGGAGTTCGAATCTCCTTTCCCGCTCCATGCGTCCCATTCGTCTAGTGGTCCAGGACACCGCCCTTTCACGGCGGGAACAGGGGTTCGAACCCCCTATGGGACGCCACTTCTTCGGCAGCAGCAGTGAGTCGTCGAAGTAGAAGTAGAACGAGAAGTGCGAGACAGGCGGGAATAGCTCAGTGGTAGAGCATCGCCTTGCCAAGGCGAGGGTCGGGAGTTCGAATCTCCTTTCCCGCTCCATCTTCCGAAGGGAAGACGCTGCGTCCCATTCGTCTAGTGGTCCAGGACACCGCCCTTTCACGGCGGGAACAGGGGTTCGAACCCCCTATGGGACGCCACCTC
The Halomonas sp. H10-9-1 DNA segment above includes these coding regions:
- a CDS encoding Hsp20/alpha crystallin family protein; the protein is MVQELKKTGGDVATTSERNEESISGPVFRPATDIVEKDGVVTLAIDMPGVTPDSVDVSVENRALTVRGVIDAPAPEGYRRIYAEYAPGTFERAFSLPETIDANGIEASHRDGVLTLRLTKSEAAKPKRIEVKAT
- a CDS encoding carboxy terminal-processing peptidase, which produces MSPLAHMGRSMAVLAGLLLSAGVALAQLEPTDAQRQVATEVAESLRYGHYADVSLDDSWSRQAFERYLDVLDGQRAFLTAQDVAEFLPLEEQIDDALLDGELAPFFALYQRYHKRAEARFEWLLARLDDGLDFTYDGQQRLEVDREDAPWAETPLALDELWTRRLKNAALTLVISDQDDEQVEGNLRQRYEGQLSRLRQTKPEDVFGLLMAAVTSTIDPHSEYLSPRQGESFDIQMRLSLEGIGALLQADGEYVKVASLVPGGPAERAGVLEPADRIVGVGQEDGEMVNVVGMRLDEVVELIRGPKGSVVRLDIVPAQAVDMTRSKEVQITRDTVKLEDQAAQSEVIELERDDGSHRVGLITVPTFYVDFDAWQAGEEEYRSTTRDVAKEIASLQAQGIEGIVLDLRNNGGGALQEANSLIGLFIDRGPTVQVRDARGRISLYGDTETGAAYDGPLVVLVNRLSASASEIFAGAIQDYGRGLVVGTPTFGKGTVQTLNELSHGEIKLTRAKFYRISGESTQNRGVEPDIIFPSLIDPELIGESSLDNALDWDTVRSVQYRKYGEPWRFLESLRDRHRQRTEVHPNFRYLEQQAELNRRMREETTSVSLNRELRQEEFKAQEAEQLALENQRREALGLEHLEEWTDTRGEEDEGSAEEEEPVEQVQTQEAAHILLDYAQLENNFRFAHRD
- a CDS encoding SLC13 family permease, encoding MADSTLVFIVLGATLVAFVWGHFRYDLVALAALLGSVMLGLVPGNEAFLGFGHPAVITVAAVLVLSRGFEHSGVVDVIADQVLKVGERLFLQLAALTGTVVVLSGFMNNVGALALLLPVAMRLAREHDTSPSLLLMPLAFGSLLGGLTTLIGTPPNIIIASYRGDVTGEGFGLFSFTPVGATVAVAGLAFILLIGWRLVPQRAGKASTEAMFDTAHYLVELRVGEESKANGLSLRELQQELEESIPVLAVVRNDKRRAGHAFFGTLREGDILLLEAGPEEMKLLEEKAGLSLGQDAEEEEQEEQEEQEEQEEEQEEEQDEARRRREDATGERAGDRETDKGKRKKKEEKRGVDTEGLQLMEAVVRNDSMMVNRTVTQLRLHNQFGLHLVAVARDGGRLKQRLREIRFRPGDVLLLQGGESELAESLATLGCLPLARRELRLGQPRLLLVSLAIFAAAILAILTGMLPAAVALATAALVSLLVEVLPLREGYQAIDGPVIVLLGAMIPVGQALETSGGAALIAEAMLAWGSEWPVVITLTGLFVITMMLSDVVNNAAAAVLMAPIAASLANGFGVSLDPFLMAVAISASCAFLTPIGHQSNTLVMGPGGYRFGDYWRMGLPLEGVITLVAIPMILLVWPL
- a CDS encoding Hsp20/alpha crystallin family protein translates to MLNFGLPSAQWDPFAELRQLQSQMNRLFAGGARTVGDGAWPPVNMWLSDNSVVVTAEIPGVGTDDIDLTVRENTLIIAGKRSSPTEDESASWHRRERPTGEFSRSIRLPLRVDPDKVEARAKNGVLEIEMGRPDAEQPRKISVKAS
- a CDS encoding Hsp20/alpha crystallin family protein; protein product: MAFSDLIPWSRERNRAPARREADENPMVSLQRDLNRVFEDFWARFDSPFGDNLAAGPRTNISETDEAMLVSVDLPGLDDKDIEVNVTDDMLTIRGEREEKSNEGDFTSQSRRSFHRMIPVPPGVDPEKAEAEFKRGVLTVTLPKTEEAKSRVKRIDVKSE
- a CDS encoding acyl-CoA dehydrogenase codes for the protein MFTLILLLAAIIGLLAVMRREAGALPALAVLAVIGLISLLAASPVLGILLLLGAAGVAAAGLPALRGKWLTPRLFTMFKKVSPRVSETERVALEAGSVAWDGELFTGKPNWQALLDYTDEGLSEEEQAFLDNQCSVAAGMCNAWDIAKERADLPQALWDHLKQERYFGMIIPKEYGGLGFSAKAQSLVLQKLSINETLMVTVGVPNSLGPGELLLKYGTDEQKNHYLPRLADGREIPCFGLTGPRAGSDATSLPDTGVVCKQVIDGEEVIGLRLNFEKRWITLAPIATVVGLAFRLFDPDHLLGEEEDRGITLALIPRDTEGMEIGRRHHPIGSPFLNGPIRGKDVFVPLSTIIGGETMIGQGWRMLVECLSVGRCITLPSGATGTARYAIGWSGGFARIRRQFNVPVAEMEGVQEPLARMTALGYIAQAAVYQTANTIDHGEKPAVPSAILKSQLTEFQRVILGDAMDIHGGKAVTLGPRNYLGIGYSANPVAITVEGANIMTRNLMIFGQGAIRCHPYVLEELAAKDADDLQAFDRAFFGHAGLIFGNAARAFTLGLGIGKPAVPFDAEAGRYAQEIARLSAGFGLCADAAMASLGATLKLREMLSARLGDVLANLYLASMVIKQWHEGDKVEDEAALLHYSCQFLLGRAEQALDELFDNLPNRALAGVLRRVVMPRGRRFKRPHDDLARTIAQAVSRDSPLRAKLLANTWSVDDGSQPNFLARYNTLLASQERAEALYRTVNKAYAKGELPAAALHPEQRVEAALAAGLVSADDAAFMREREAQVLELLTVDDFEYDAFVTDKSKVLRHHGA
- a CDS encoding M18 family aminopeptidase codes for the protein MLSQDDLLQRLLDFLHRSPTPWHATANMAARLESAGFRRLDEREAWAFTPGERVYVTRNDSSIIALQLPAGRLEALRMIGAHTDSPGLRLKPNAAQTAAGWLQLGVEVYGGALLAPWFDRDLGLAGRVHVRRSDGRLEGRLLHVDRPVAIIPSLAIHLDREANNGRALNAQTEMAPVLLQGGEGADLKRLLEEWIVEQHALEAFEVLDFELGFHDMQPPARVGVNGELVASARLDNLLSCFIGLEALLASDGRQGALLVANDHEEVGSASACGAQGPFLGDVLRRVNERLGDGGEEGFIRLIQASRMISCDNAHALHPNFQNKHDAAHGPALNGGPVIKVNASQRYATNSATAALFRDLCREAEVPVQSFVTRADMGCGSTIGPITATELGVPTLDVGVPQWAMHSIRETAGAQDVAYLARVLAAFCNRAELA